The following are encoded in a window of Sinomonas cyclohexanicum genomic DNA:
- a CDS encoding HNH endonuclease signature motif containing protein, whose protein sequence is MPSEPVPDDPAGDLFAECPEPPEPGILDDDTADRDAFEAGWWDRNGEALVAQRDDDDDEADLRELAALWNENPGGVRVRHTPGPDALEYAALLVRALERAEATQARLDAGRVWMTAELVKSLGGAAPDPIARLEAPGLAASEIAAALRIPQRTARAKVEEARALCDPAMAPLLERMRDGSLNRQRAAIALDAAAPVPTGRLADFAEAAAEIAAPADPDRVPTPAALGRRLRRLAEDYADEPLAARKAKAAADRHVDITPAGDGMCHLVALLPLEQGALIDTRLGAIARSLHSPDEARTINQLRADAFRDLLLGSTPPESESPTGPPPRAPLGSPRAPLGSPRAPLGGVRMQLVVTATEATLTGASRAPGEILGYGPIDADTARNLAAQTQSWSRLAVGGKDGAPLSIGRIRYAPTAAMRRFLALRDATCRFPGCDKPSAATDTDHTIEWAHGGTTGVDNLALLCPEHHRLKSLAHWTVRQTGTPTNPTRDDSPATTERETGAPPGTLEWTSPSGRKHTTYPHIEHPPPF, encoded by the coding sequence GTGCCATCCGAACCGGTGCCTGATGACCCCGCCGGGGACCTCTTCGCCGAGTGCCCCGAGCCGCCGGAGCCGGGAATCCTCGATGACGACACCGCTGACCGCGATGCCTTTGAGGCAGGTTGGTGGGACCGCAACGGGGAGGCGCTCGTTGCGCAACGGGACGATGATGACGATGAGGCCGACCTGCGCGAGCTCGCTGCCCTCTGGAACGAGAACCCTGGCGGTGTCCGGGTCCGGCACACTCCGGGTCCGGACGCCCTGGAGTACGCCGCGCTGCTCGTGCGCGCACTCGAGCGGGCCGAGGCGACCCAGGCCCGCCTCGACGCGGGCCGGGTCTGGATGACGGCCGAACTCGTGAAGTCACTGGGCGGGGCGGCTCCCGACCCCATCGCCCGTCTCGAGGCCCCGGGCCTGGCGGCCTCGGAGATCGCCGCAGCCCTCAGGATCCCCCAACGCACTGCAAGAGCGAAGGTCGAAGAAGCCAGGGCCCTGTGCGACCCGGCCATGGCACCGCTGCTCGAGCGCATGCGGGACGGCAGCCTGAACAGGCAGCGCGCAGCGATCGCCCTCGACGCCGCGGCCCCGGTGCCCACGGGCCGGCTCGCGGACTTCGCCGAGGCCGCGGCCGAGATCGCCGCCCCCGCCGACCCCGACCGTGTCCCCACCCCGGCCGCCCTGGGCCGGCGGCTGCGGCGCCTCGCAGAGGACTACGCCGACGAGCCGCTCGCTGCCCGCAAGGCCAAGGCCGCCGCCGACCGGCACGTGGACATCACCCCGGCCGGGGACGGGATGTGCCACCTCGTCGCCCTCCTCCCGCTCGAGCAGGGCGCCCTCATCGACACAAGGCTCGGCGCGATCGCCCGCTCCCTCCACAGCCCCGATGAGGCCCGTACGATCAACCAGCTCCGCGCCGACGCCTTCCGCGACCTCCTCCTGGGCTCCACGCCCCCAGAGTCCGAGTCGCCGACCGGCCCGCCACCGAGAGCACCGCTGGGGTCCCCGAGAGCACCGCTGGGGTCCCCGAGAGCACCGCTGGGCGGGGTCCGGATGCAGCTCGTCGTCACCGCCACCGAGGCCACCCTCACCGGGGCAAGCCGGGCCCCGGGCGAGATCCTCGGCTACGGCCCCATCGACGCCGACACCGCCCGGAACCTCGCGGCCCAGACCCAGTCCTGGTCCAGGCTCGCCGTCGGCGGGAAGGACGGGGCACCGCTGTCCATCGGCAGGATCCGCTACGCCCCCACCGCCGCGATGCGCCGCTTCCTGGCCCTACGCGACGCAACCTGCCGATTCCCCGGATGCGACAAACCCTCAGCAGCCACCGACACCGACCACACCATCGAATGGGCCCACGGCGGCACCACCGGGGTGGACAACCTCGCCCTGCTATGCCCCGAACACCACCGCCTCAAGAGCCTCGCCCACTGGACCGTACGCCAGACCGGCACCCCCACCAATCCCACCCGAGACGACTCCCCCGCCACCACCGAGCGCGAGACCGGCGCTCCGCCCGGAACACTCGAATGGACCTCCCCCTCAGGCCGCAAGCACACCACCTACCCACACATCGAACACCCACCACCCTTCTGA
- a CDS encoding primosome assembly protein PriA has product MTARQPRAEPVQPSLLSGFPAAEPPPSGPRPASSLPVARVCVESPLPQLDRPFDYLVTEELDAAAVPGVRVKVRVAGREHVGFLLERLGSSDSGVRLSPLGAVLSPLPVLAPEIAELARAVAERWAGALGDVLRFAVPPRAARVEAEFAARGDDVAVPASPAHDAAQPGDAVGPPAAGAKNAAGPEQVPGGWDRLHNGAAYLRHLAAGGSPRAVLQAVHGYGPDAWPHTIARAVVAARSSGRGALVVVPDRRDLLRVHSALEAALPGERIVRLSAEDGPSTRSRGFLELLSGAAHVAVGTRGAAFAPVRDLGLVVCWDDGDDLHIEPRAPYFHAREVLLLRSEQTGCALLLAGHAVSVEAERLVESGWLHRVAAERSVLRAAVPRVTSTADSVESARDPLARIARLPHTAWQVAREALAIGPVLVQVARAGYAPSLACGRCREPARCRHCAGPLAEQASGRERLVVCRWCGTPELAFSCRVCGGKSLRRTAIGALRTAEELGRAFPGALVVTSSGDAVKSELEGGPALVVATVGAEPVAPDGYAAALLLDGDALLRRESLRAPEEALRRWLNAAALVRSASEGGRVVITAGEGEAVAALVRWDPAGFAGRELALRRELALPPAVRIAAVTGAMADVEAFLAAAQDVLAHPGVRVAGPVEGDPAQALVFFPIASGPAVTRGLHGVRVALAARRTGGPVTLRVDAPDLL; this is encoded by the coding sequence ATGACTGCACGCCAGCCGCGCGCCGAGCCGGTCCAGCCGTCCCTCCTGAGCGGCTTCCCGGCCGCCGAGCCGCCACCTTCCGGCCCCCGGCCCGCGTCAAGCCTGCCCGTGGCCAGAGTGTGCGTCGAGTCGCCCCTGCCGCAGCTCGACCGTCCGTTCGACTACCTCGTGACCGAGGAGCTGGACGCCGCCGCCGTTCCCGGTGTGCGGGTCAAGGTCCGGGTTGCCGGACGCGAGCACGTCGGGTTCCTGCTGGAGCGGCTCGGCTCCTCCGATTCTGGCGTCAGACTCTCGCCGCTCGGCGCGGTGCTCTCACCCCTGCCCGTGCTCGCGCCCGAGATCGCCGAGCTTGCCCGCGCCGTGGCCGAGCGTTGGGCTGGGGCGCTCGGGGACGTCCTCCGATTCGCGGTGCCGCCCCGGGCGGCCCGGGTCGAGGCGGAGTTCGCGGCGCGCGGGGACGACGTCGCGGTCCCTGCCTCTCCCGCGCACGACGCCGCCCAGCCGGGCGACGCCGTTGGCCCCCCGGCCGCGGGGGCCAAGAATGCTGCCGGTCCGGAGCAGGTGCCGGGCGGCTGGGACCGCCTGCACAACGGGGCCGCGTACCTCCGCCATCTGGCCGCCGGCGGGAGCCCGCGTGCCGTCCTCCAGGCGGTGCACGGCTACGGGCCGGACGCGTGGCCGCACACCATCGCCCGGGCGGTCGTCGCGGCGAGGTCCTCCGGGAGGGGAGCGCTCGTCGTCGTGCCTGACCGGCGCGACCTGCTCCGCGTGCACTCGGCACTCGAGGCCGCGCTGCCGGGCGAGCGGATCGTGCGGCTGTCCGCCGAGGATGGGCCCAGCACCCGCTCCCGGGGCTTCCTCGAACTGCTCTCCGGGGCCGCCCACGTCGCCGTCGGCACGCGGGGCGCGGCGTTCGCCCCGGTCAGGGACCTCGGCCTCGTCGTGTGCTGGGACGACGGCGACGACCTGCACATCGAGCCCCGGGCGCCGTACTTCCACGCCCGGGAGGTCCTCCTCCTGCGTTCCGAGCAGACCGGCTGCGCGCTGCTGCTGGCCGGGCACGCGGTCTCGGTGGAGGCGGAGCGGCTCGTCGAGTCGGGCTGGCTTCACCGGGTCGCCGCGGAGCGTTCGGTGCTGCGGGCTGCCGTGCCCCGGGTCACGAGCACCGCGGACAGCGTGGAGTCAGCGCGCGACCCCCTCGCGCGGATCGCCCGGCTGCCGCATACCGCGTGGCAGGTGGCCCGGGAGGCCCTCGCCATCGGTCCGGTCCTCGTGCAGGTGGCCCGGGCCGGGTACGCGCCGTCGCTCGCGTGCGGCCGCTGCCGGGAGCCCGCGCGGTGCCGGCACTGCGCTGGCCCGCTCGCGGAGCAGGCCTCGGGGCGGGAACGCCTTGTGGTGTGCCGCTGGTGCGGGACCCCCGAGCTCGCGTTCTCGTGCCGTGTCTGCGGCGGGAAGTCCCTGCGCCGCACCGCGATCGGAGCGCTCCGGACCGCCGAGGAGTTGGGCCGCGCGTTCCCGGGCGCGCTGGTCGTCACGTCGTCGGGGGATGCGGTCAAGTCCGAGCTCGAGGGAGGTCCTGCGCTCGTCGTTGCGACGGTCGGCGCCGAGCCGGTGGCCCCGGACGGATACGCTGCGGCGCTCCTACTCGACGGCGACGCGCTCCTTCGGCGGGAGAGCCTCAGGGCGCCCGAGGAGGCACTGCGACGATGGCTCAACGCCGCTGCGCTCGTGCGGTCGGCGTCCGAGGGCGGCCGCGTCGTCATCACGGCGGGCGAGGGCGAGGCCGTCGCCGCCCTCGTGCGGTGGGACCCCGCCGGCTTCGCGGGTCGTGAGCTCGCTCTGCGGCGCGAGCTCGCGCTGCCGCCTGCCGTGCGGATCGCCGCGGTGACCGGCGCGATGGCGGACGTCGAGGCGTTCCTCGCCGCGGCACAGGATGTTCTCGCCCATCCCGGGGTCCGCGTGGCAGGACCCGTGGAGGGCGACCCGGCCCAGGCGCTCGTGTTCTTCCCCATCGCGTCCGGCCCCGCGGTGACACGGGGCCTGCACGGCGTTCGGGTCGCGCTTGCCGCGCGTCGGACCGGGGGGCCGGTCACGCTCCGGGTCGACGCCCCTGACTTGCTCTGA
- the metK gene encoding methionine adenosyltransferase codes for MIPSGLTALRLFTSESVTEGHPDKICDQISDAILDALLAADPDSKVAVETMATTGLVHVAGEVTTDAYVEIPQIVRNTILGIGYDSSANGFDGARCGVSVSIGQQSSDIFEGVFNSLEAREGTMEDEYDLQGAGDQGIMFGYASDETATYMPTPIWLAHRLSERLTEVRKGGELPYLRPDGKTQVTVGYDGDRPVSVETVVISSQHAEGTDLSTLRADLADHVVKPVLAMAELESDHVRSILNPAGAFIIGGPVGDAGLTGRKIIVDTYGGFARHGGGAFSGKDPSKVDRSAAYAMRWVAKNVVAAGLARRAEIQVAYAIGQARPVGIYVETFGTESVDPLRISAAINEVFDLRPRAIIEALDLKRPIYAKTAAHGHFGREEPDFTWERLDRVAQLKDFFGA; via the coding sequence ATGATTCCCTCTGGCCTGACGGCCCTCCGCCTCTTCACCTCCGAGTCCGTCACCGAGGGGCACCCGGACAAGATCTGCGACCAGATCAGCGACGCCATCCTCGACGCGCTCCTTGCGGCGGACCCCGACTCCAAGGTCGCGGTCGAGACGATGGCGACGACTGGGCTCGTGCACGTGGCAGGCGAGGTCACGACGGATGCGTATGTGGAGATCCCCCAGATCGTGCGCAACACGATCCTCGGAATCGGCTATGACTCCTCGGCGAACGGCTTCGACGGAGCCCGGTGCGGCGTCTCCGTCTCGATCGGCCAGCAGTCCTCGGACATCTTCGAGGGGGTGTTCAACTCGCTCGAGGCCCGCGAGGGCACCATGGAGGACGAGTACGACCTCCAGGGCGCCGGCGACCAGGGCATCATGTTCGGCTACGCCTCGGACGAGACGGCCACCTACATGCCCACGCCGATCTGGCTCGCGCACCGGCTCTCCGAGCGGCTCACCGAGGTCCGCAAGGGCGGGGAGCTGCCGTACCTGCGCCCGGACGGCAAGACCCAGGTCACCGTCGGCTACGACGGCGACCGGCCCGTGAGCGTCGAGACGGTCGTCATCTCGAGCCAGCACGCGGAAGGCACGGACCTCTCGACGCTGCGGGCCGACCTCGCGGACCACGTGGTCAAGCCGGTCCTCGCAATGGCCGAGCTCGAGTCGGACCACGTCCGCAGCATCCTGAACCCCGCGGGCGCCTTCATCATCGGCGGCCCCGTGGGCGACGCCGGCCTGACCGGCCGCAAGATCATCGTGGACACGTACGGCGGGTTCGCACGGCACGGCGGCGGCGCGTTCTCCGGCAAGGACCCCTCGAAGGTGGACCGCTCGGCAGCCTACGCGATGCGCTGGGTCGCCAAGAACGTGGTGGCCGCAGGTCTCGCGCGGCGCGCCGAGATCCAGGTCGCCTATGCGATCGGCCAGGCCCGGCCCGTGGGCATCTACGTTGAGACGTTCGGTACCGAGAGCGTGGACCCGCTGCGCATCAGCGCGGCCATCAACGAGGTCTTCGACCTGCGCCCCAGGGCCATCATCGAGGCCCTTGACCTCAAGCGCCCGATCTACGCCAAGACCGCCGCCCACGGCCACTTCGGCCGCGAGGAGCCGGACTTCACGTGGGAGCGCCTCGATCGGGTGGCGCAGCTCAAGGACTTCTTCGGCGCCTGA
- a CDS encoding bifunctional phosphopantothenoylcysteine decarboxylase/phosphopantothenate synthase: MRVVLGVGGGIAAYKAALLLRLFTEAGHSVTAVPTASALKFVGKATWEALSGKPVRTDVFEAVETVNHVRLGHEAELIVVAPATADLIARAAGGHADDLLTNTLLMARCPVLLAPAMHTEMWRNAATQANVALLRERGVHVLDPAVGRLTGADSGPGRLPEPEDIFAAALALVRGGSDSEAAHDGDARPGDWPSGSAPGPLAGTRVVVSAGGTREPIDPVRFLGNRSSGKQGAAIARAALAAGADVTFVAAHIDVPPPDGADVVRVDSALELRDAMLAHTPGADVVVMAAAVADFRPSEQATSKIKKRDDTADPIITLVRNPDILVELVQRRNESHPGQFIVGFAAETGDAGGSVLEYGRAKIDRKGCDLLVLNEVGADRMGAERVFGQDTNAVVILSRTGGEPEHEAGTKDEVARAVVRRIALELAQARGRDARTEPVE; encoded by the coding sequence GTGCGGGTCGTCCTCGGGGTAGGCGGCGGGATCGCCGCGTACAAGGCGGCACTCCTGCTGAGGCTCTTCACCGAGGCGGGGCACAGCGTCACCGCGGTGCCGACAGCCTCGGCGCTCAAGTTCGTCGGCAAGGCCACCTGGGAGGCGCTCTCGGGCAAGCCAGTCCGAACCGATGTGTTCGAGGCCGTCGAGACGGTCAACCATGTCCGCCTCGGGCATGAGGCCGAGCTCATCGTGGTGGCCCCGGCCACCGCGGACCTCATCGCTCGGGCTGCGGGCGGCCACGCCGACGACCTCCTGACCAACACACTCCTCATGGCTCGCTGCCCGGTACTCCTTGCGCCGGCCATGCACACCGAGATGTGGCGCAATGCCGCCACCCAGGCCAACGTCGCACTCCTGCGCGAGCGCGGGGTCCACGTCCTCGACCCAGCCGTTGGAAGACTCACGGGCGCCGACAGCGGGCCCGGGCGCCTGCCCGAGCCGGAGGACATCTTCGCCGCGGCGCTCGCGCTCGTGCGCGGTGGCTCGGACAGCGAAGCGGCGCACGACGGCGACGCGCGCCCGGGTGACTGGCCCTCCGGTTCCGCGCCGGGTCCCCTCGCGGGCACCCGTGTCGTGGTCTCGGCGGGCGGAACCCGAGAGCCGATCGACCCCGTCCGCTTCCTCGGCAACCGGTCGTCCGGCAAGCAGGGGGCGGCGATCGCCCGCGCGGCCCTCGCGGCCGGCGCCGACGTGACGTTCGTCGCAGCCCACATCGACGTACCGCCGCCCGACGGCGCGGACGTGGTCCGTGTCGACTCGGCCCTTGAGCTCCGCGACGCGATGCTCGCCCACACCCCGGGAGCCGATGTAGTGGTCATGGCCGCCGCCGTCGCGGACTTCCGCCCCTCCGAGCAGGCAACGAGCAAGATCAAGAAACGCGACGACACGGCCGACCCAATCATCACCCTCGTACGCAACCCGGACATCCTCGTCGAGCTCGTACAGCGTCGCAACGAGTCGCACCCGGGCCAGTTCATCGTCGGATTCGCGGCGGAGACCGGTGACGCCGGCGGGAGCGTGCTCGAGTACGGCAGGGCCAAGATCGACCGCAAGGGCTGCGACCTGCTCGTGCTCAACGAGGTCGGCGCAGACCGCATGGGCGCCGAGCGAGTGTTCGGCCAAGACACCAACGCCGTCGTCATCCTCTCCCGCACCGGCGGCGAGCCCGAGCACGAGGCGGGGACCAAGGACGAGGTCGCGCGCGCCGTCGTGCGCCGGATCGCGCTCGAGCTGGCTCAGGCCCGCGGACGGGACGCCCGGACAGAGCCAGTAGAGTAG
- the rpoZ gene encoding DNA-directed RNA polymerase subunit omega, whose protein sequence is MSSNPEGIINPPIDDLLTKSDSKYGLVIFGAKRARQINAYYAQLHEGLFEYVGPLVDTKLNEKPLSIALREINDGLLVANPIAAEDAPAEQSAEDSENE, encoded by the coding sequence GTGTCCTCGAACCCCGAAGGCATCATCAACCCGCCGATCGACGACCTCCTGACGAAGTCGGACTCGAAGTACGGCCTCGTGATCTTCGGGGCCAAGCGGGCCCGCCAGATCAACGCGTACTACGCCCAGCTGCACGAGGGCCTGTTCGAGTACGTCGGCCCTCTTGTGGACACCAAGCTGAACGAGAAGCCCCTCTCGATCGCGCTTCGCGAGATCAACGACGGCCTCCTCGTCGCGAACCCCATCGCCGCGGAGGATGCCCCGGCCGAGCAGTCAGCCGAAGACTCCGAGAACGAGTAG
- the gmk gene encoding guanylate kinase, with product MEQEQGRTHGGTGHSGLTVLAGPTAVGKGTVSTYIRDTYPEVWLSVSATTRAPRSGEEDGVHYFFIGSEEFDRLVDEGAFLEWAVVHGQNRYGTLRRTVEEAIAAGKHVLLEIDLQGARQVKAAMPDARFVFLAPPSWDEMVRRLVGRGTESPQEQQRRLETAKIELAAEPEFDVTVVNDDVKRAADELVSLMGLTPHARQASH from the coding sequence GTGGAGCAGGAACAGGGCCGGACGCACGGCGGCACGGGCCACAGCGGGCTGACGGTGCTCGCGGGGCCAACCGCAGTCGGCAAGGGCACGGTGTCGACCTATATCCGCGACACGTATCCCGAGGTGTGGCTGTCGGTCTCCGCGACGACGCGCGCGCCGAGGTCCGGCGAGGAGGACGGTGTCCACTACTTCTTCATCGGCAGCGAGGAGTTCGACCGCCTCGTGGACGAGGGCGCCTTCCTCGAGTGGGCCGTGGTCCACGGCCAGAACCGCTACGGCACACTGCGCCGCACCGTCGAGGAGGCGATCGCGGCCGGCAAGCATGTCCTGCTCGAGATCGATCTCCAGGGCGCGCGCCAGGTGAAGGCGGCGATGCCGGACGCCCGCTTCGTGTTCCTGGCACCCCCGAGCTGGGACGAAATGGTGCGCCGGCTGGTCGGCCGCGGCACCGAATCACCCCAAGAACAGCAGCGCCGTCTCGAAACGGCTAAAATAGAGCTCGCTGCCGAGCCCGAATTCGATGTCACCGTCGTCAACGACGACGTGAAGCGCGCGGCAGACGAGCTTGTGTCACTCATGGGTCTGACGCCGCACGCCCGCCAGGCGTCGCACTAG
- the mihF gene encoding integration host factor, actinobacterial type yields MALEPLTPHERREALGKAMEARGARSRAKAALRAGELSVEDLLARAHADEALARLKVTEMLECLHGIGPVRALAILEDLGIAPSRRLRGLGVHQRRALVDFLAG; encoded by the coding sequence ATGGCCCTCGAACCCCTGACACCCCACGAGAGGCGAGAGGCGCTCGGCAAGGCCATGGAGGCCCGCGGCGCGCGGTCGCGAGCCAAGGCCGCGCTCCGGGCGGGCGAGCTCTCCGTCGAGGACCTGCTCGCCCGAGCGCACGCCGATGAGGCCCTCGCGCGGCTCAAGGTCACTGAGATGCTCGAGTGCCTCCACGGCATCGGCCCCGTGCGGGCGCTCGCCATCCTCGAGGACCTCGGGATCGCCCCGAGCCGCCGGCTGCGGGGCCTGGGCGTGCATCAGCGCCGTGCGCTGGTAGATTTTCTGGCGGGCTGA
- the pyrF gene encoding orotidine-5'-phosphate decarboxylase gives MPDTQHPGGRPAFGERLAAAVERRGPLCVGIDPHPALLASWGLTDDAEGLRRFSAAVVEAVADVAAAVKPQVALYERHGSAGIAALEELLADARGAGVLTIADAKRGDIGSTMAAYAQAWLGETSPLAADAVTLSPYLGFESLRPALDLAAQTGRGVFVLALTSNPEGASVQHVGGEASVARRIVEAAGAENRRYSGADAGHGSVGLVVGATVGDAVARLGLDLAAMGGPVLAPGLGAQGATAEMMRETFGAAYPRVLGTSSRDILAAGPDRAKVRARAERTLAGLAS, from the coding sequence GTGCCTGACACGCAGCACCCCGGCGGCCGCCCGGCGTTCGGCGAGCGGCTCGCGGCCGCCGTCGAGCGCCGGGGCCCGCTCTGCGTGGGCATCGACCCGCATCCGGCGCTGCTCGCGTCGTGGGGCCTGACCGACGACGCCGAGGGCCTCCGCCGCTTCTCGGCGGCGGTCGTCGAGGCGGTCGCCGACGTGGCTGCCGCGGTCAAGCCTCAGGTGGCCCTGTACGAGCGGCACGGCTCCGCCGGGATCGCCGCCCTCGAGGAGCTCCTCGCCGACGCGCGCGGCGCGGGCGTGCTCACGATCGCCGACGCCAAGCGCGGCGACATCGGCTCGACCATGGCCGCGTACGCCCAGGCGTGGCTGGGGGAGACCTCGCCCCTGGCAGCGGATGCGGTGACGCTCAGCCCCTATCTGGGGTTCGAGTCGCTGCGGCCCGCGCTCGACCTCGCGGCCCAGACCGGCCGCGGCGTGTTCGTCCTCGCCCTCACCTCCAACCCGGAGGGCGCGTCCGTCCAGCACGTGGGCGGTGAGGCGTCCGTGGCGCGCAGGATCGTCGAGGCTGCGGGAGCGGAGAACCGCCGGTACTCCGGCGCGGACGCGGGCCACGGGTCGGTGGGGCTCGTGGTCGGCGCGACGGTGGGGGACGCGGTGGCCCGCCTCGGCCTCGACCTGGCAGCGATGGGCGGCCCGGTCCTCGCCCCCGGCCTGGGCGCCCAGGGCGCCACCGCCGAGATGATGCGCGAGACGTTCGGCGCCGCGTACCCGCGTGTGCTCGGCACCTCCAGCCGTGACATCCTGGCCGCCGGCCCGGACAGGGCCAAGGTGCGCGCCCGGGCCGAGCGCACCCTCGCGGGCCTCGCATCCTGA
- the carA gene encoding glutamine-hydrolyzing carbamoyl-phosphate synthase small subunit, whose amino-acid sequence MTEKATTQNPTKAEPAVLVLEDGKMFRGRSYGAVGTAFGEAVFATGMTGYQETITDPSYARQIVVQTAPHIGNTGVNSEDAESRRIWVAGYVVRDPARRPSNWRSERSLDDELVEEGIVGIQGVDTRAITRHLREHKTMRAAIFSGEAARRSDKELLDDVLASAPMEGARLAEEVSVDTAYTVEPSEHGWEGEPRFTIAAIDLGIKAMTPHRFAERGVRVHVLPATATADDVKAVNPDGFFMSNGPGDPATADTQVRLLRSVLDSKLPYFGICFGNQILGRALGFGTYKLRYGHRGINQPVMDRRTGKVEITSQNHGFAVDAPIEGATVAPEERYGRVEVSHISLNDQVVEGLACLDIPAFSVQYHPEAAAGPHDAAYLFDRFIDVMEANETKKTEEAK is encoded by the coding sequence GTGACTGAGAAGGCCACAACCCAGAATCCGACCAAGGCCGAGCCCGCCGTGCTCGTCCTCGAGGACGGGAAGATGTTCCGCGGCCGCAGCTACGGCGCCGTCGGCACCGCGTTCGGCGAGGCAGTCTTCGCGACCGGCATGACCGGATACCAGGAGACAATCACCGATCCCTCGTACGCGCGGCAGATCGTGGTGCAGACCGCGCCGCATATCGGCAACACTGGCGTGAACTCCGAGGACGCCGAGTCCCGCCGCATTTGGGTCGCCGGCTACGTGGTCCGGGACCCCGCCCGCCGCCCGTCGAACTGGCGCAGCGAGCGCAGCCTCGACGACGAGCTCGTCGAGGAGGGCATCGTGGGCATCCAGGGGGTCGACACCCGCGCGATCACCCGCCACCTCCGCGAGCACAAGACGATGCGCGCCGCGATCTTCTCCGGCGAGGCCGCGCGCCGCTCGGACAAGGAGCTCCTCGACGACGTGCTCGCGAGCGCCCCCATGGAGGGCGCACGCCTCGCGGAAGAGGTCAGCGTCGACACCGCCTACACGGTCGAGCCGTCCGAGCACGGCTGGGAGGGCGAGCCCCGGTTCACCATCGCGGCGATCGATCTCGGCATCAAGGCCATGACGCCGCACCGCTTCGCCGAGCGCGGCGTGAGGGTGCACGTCCTGCCGGCCACCGCCACCGCCGACGACGTCAAGGCCGTCAACCCCGACGGGTTCTTCATGTCGAACGGCCCGGGCGACCCGGCAACCGCGGACACCCAGGTCCGGCTGCTCCGCTCGGTCCTCGACTCCAAGCTGCCCTACTTCGGGATCTGCTTCGGGAACCAGATCCTCGGCCGTGCCCTCGGCTTCGGGACGTACAAGCTCCGCTATGGCCACCGCGGCATCAACCAGCCCGTCATGGACCGGCGCACCGGCAAGGTCGAGATCACGAGCCAGAACCACGGCTTCGCCGTCGACGCCCCGATCGAGGGCGCGACCGTGGCACCCGAGGAGCGCTACGGCCGCGTCGAGGTCAGCCACATCAGCCTGAATGACCAGGTCGTCGAGGGCCTCGCGTGCCTCGACATCCCGGCGTTCTCCGTCCAGTACCACCCCGAGGCCGCCGCGGGCCCGCACGACGCCGCATACCTGTTCGACCGCTTCATCGACGTGATGGAAGCGAACGAGACCAAGAAGACCGAGGAAGCGAAGTAA
- a CDS encoding PH-like domain-containing protein: MMERLGPGLLMLLVALVLMALVWVGWRGRLKRQAGIAAPVQVPADLGAERYRCSGQYVVTTTAGDWLDRIAVHGLGVRTGADAIVTDAGVEFDRAGADAVFVPREDLDGVRLESGMAGKFVEKDGLVVLGWNLGGTAVDTGFRPRYAEEKRALVAAIEDLMGSAASNGSGSGKE; encoded by the coding sequence ATGATGGAGCGACTCGGCCCCGGCCTCCTCATGCTGCTCGTGGCCCTCGTGCTGATGGCCCTCGTGTGGGTCGGCTGGCGAGGACGTCTCAAGAGGCAGGCCGGCATCGCCGCCCCGGTGCAGGTCCCGGCGGACCTCGGCGCCGAACGGTACCGATGCTCCGGCCAGTACGTCGTCACCACGACGGCCGGGGACTGGCTGGACCGCATTGCCGTCCACGGGCTGGGCGTGCGCACTGGGGCCGACGCGATCGTGACGGATGCGGGAGTCGAGTTCGACCGTGCCGGAGCCGACGCGGTGTTCGTGCCGCGCGAGGACCTGGACGGGGTGCGGCTCGAGTCCGGCATGGCCGGCAAGTTCGTCGAGAAGGACGGGCTCGTCGTTCTCGGGTGGAACCTCGGCGGAACCGCGGTCGACACCGGCTTCCGGCCCCGCTATGCCGAAGAGAAGAGGGCCCTCGTGGCCGCAATCGAAGATTTGATGGGCTCCGCGGCCAGCAATGGCAGCGGATCAGGGAAAGAGTGA